A stretch of the Streptomyces sp. WMMB303 genome encodes the following:
- the pth gene encoding aminoacyl-tRNA hydrolase, translated as MPATTPWLIAGLGNPGPDYSGNRHNVGFIVADLLAGRTGGRFKSHKAGRAQVLEGRIGIPGTTSTRVVLAKPMSYMNVSGGPVKALLDFYGIGTDRLLVIHDELDIDYGALRLKFGGGDNGHNGLKSLTKLLGSDYYRVRFGVGRPPGRMQVADYVLKDFSSTERKELDYFVDRAADACESLITDGLDRAQSTYNT; from the coding sequence ATGCCGGCCACCACCCCGTGGCTCATCGCCGGACTCGGCAACCCGGGCCCCGACTACTCGGGCAACCGCCACAACGTGGGCTTCATCGTCGCCGACCTCCTCGCCGGACGGACCGGCGGCAGGTTCAAGTCCCACAAGGCGGGCCGCGCCCAGGTACTCGAGGGCCGCATCGGCATCCCCGGCACCACCAGCACCCGCGTCGTACTCGCCAAACCGATGTCGTACATGAACGTCTCCGGCGGCCCCGTCAAAGCGCTGCTGGACTTCTACGGCATCGGGACCGACCGGCTGCTCGTCATCCACGACGAGCTCGACATCGACTACGGCGCCCTCCGCCTCAAGTTCGGCGGCGGCGACAACGGCCACAACGGCCTCAAGTCCCTCACCAAACTGCTGGGCAGCGACTACTACCGCGTCCGCTTCGGCGTCGGCCGCCCCCCGGGCCGGATGCAGGTCGCCGACTACGTCCTGAAGGACTTCTCCAGCACGGAACGCAAAGAGCTCGACTACTTCGTCGACCGCGCCGCGGACGCCTGCGAAAGCCTGATCACCGACGGCCTGGACCGCGCCCAGAGCACGTACAACACCTGA
- a CDS encoding DEAD/DEAH box helicase: MHAIDRLHPVVLHHIVNTLGWRRLRDFQQAAVTPLTEGSDALLLAPTAGGKTEAAAFPLLSTMASKEWRGTSLLYVCPLKALLNNLLPRLETYAGWLGRSVALWHGDVSHTTRRRILRERPDILLTTPESLEAMLVSTHVDHRGFFGGLQAVVVDEVHAFAGDDRGWHLLAVLERLQCAIGRPLQRVGLSATVGNPQDLLQWLQGSGTGVRPAEVVAPHLTQPDSSPAPAPDIQLDYVGSLDNAATVIGALHNGEKRLVFCESRRQVEQLGELLRAKGVTAYLSHASLSTDERRRAETAFAQSRDCVIIATSTLELGIDVGDLDRVIQIDAPATVAAFLQRLGRTGRRAGTRRNSLFLTLDDEGFLAACALLLQWSRGWVEPVVPPPEPRHIVAQQVLALCLQEQQVGEHLWQRWWSGVGPFGRPAKPIVRHLVEQGYLERDGGMLFIGPEAEQRFGYRHFMDLTAVFTAAPEFTVLFGRKEIGTTDPALLTERVAGPRRLLLAGRSWQVTHIDWARRRCFVEPVDGGGKARWSGGGFCRGLSFELTRAARDVLNGADLPIPLTRRAVDALHQARQRHVDHVDPTGSVIRRGGRDTNVRWWTWAGQRANATLAASLGQVADPLQRPTDAYVRLREDITREEWEAAKSDALSGLSLPAVDGRAVRGLKFGVALPERLAQATLSVRLADLGGAASTLAEPTRHSYGLW, encoded by the coding sequence GTGCACGCCATCGACCGGCTGCACCCCGTGGTTCTGCATCACATCGTCAACACCCTCGGCTGGCGGCGGCTGCGAGACTTCCAACAGGCCGCTGTCACCCCACTCACCGAGGGAAGCGACGCGTTGCTTCTCGCGCCGACGGCGGGAGGGAAGACCGAAGCGGCGGCGTTTCCCTTGCTGTCCACGATGGCAAGCAAGGAGTGGCGCGGTACATCGCTGCTCTACGTCTGTCCGCTCAAGGCGCTCCTCAACAATCTCCTGCCGCGGCTGGAGACGTATGCGGGGTGGCTCGGCCGTTCCGTCGCGCTCTGGCACGGCGACGTATCCCACACCACGCGCCGTAGAATCCTCCGGGAGCGTCCGGACATCCTGCTGACCACTCCCGAATCGCTGGAAGCGATGCTCGTCAGCACCCACGTGGACCATCGCGGCTTTTTCGGCGGTCTGCAGGCGGTCGTTGTCGACGAGGTACACGCTTTCGCGGGCGACGACAGGGGGTGGCACCTGCTGGCGGTGCTCGAACGCCTGCAGTGCGCCATCGGCCGCCCGCTGCAACGCGTCGGCCTGTCGGCAACGGTCGGAAACCCACAGGACCTTTTGCAATGGCTCCAGGGATCGGGCACCGGTGTCCGGCCCGCGGAGGTCGTTGCCCCCCATCTCACGCAACCGGACTCGTCCCCGGCGCCTGCTCCGGATATCCAGCTCGACTACGTGGGATCGCTCGACAACGCCGCCACAGTCATCGGGGCTCTGCACAATGGTGAGAAGCGTCTGGTCTTCTGCGAGTCACGGCGACAGGTCGAGCAGCTCGGCGAATTGCTCCGGGCCAAGGGCGTGACCGCGTACCTCTCGCATGCCTCGCTCTCGACCGATGAACGCAGGCGTGCCGAAACCGCGTTCGCTCAGTCACGCGACTGCGTCATCATCGCGACGAGCACACTCGAACTCGGGATCGACGTGGGCGATCTCGACCGGGTCATTCAGATCGACGCGCCGGCTACTGTGGCCGCCTTCTTGCAGAGACTCGGCAGAACCGGCAGACGCGCCGGTACACGACGCAACAGTCTCTTCCTCACCCTGGACGACGAGGGCTTCCTCGCCGCTTGCGCGCTGCTGCTGCAGTGGTCGCGCGGGTGGGTCGAACCAGTCGTACCACCGCCGGAGCCACGCCACATCGTTGCGCAACAAGTTCTGGCTCTGTGCCTCCAAGAACAGCAAGTGGGGGAGCACCTCTGGCAGCGCTGGTGGAGTGGGGTCGGCCCCTTCGGCCGCCCAGCCAAGCCGATCGTGCGCCATCTCGTCGAACAGGGATACCTGGAACGGGACGGCGGGATGCTGTTCATCGGCCCTGAAGCAGAACAGCGATTCGGATATCGGCATTTCATGGATCTGACCGCCGTCTTCACGGCCGCGCCGGAATTCACTGTGCTCTTCGGGCGCAAGGAGATCGGTACGACCGATCCAGCCCTTCTCACCGAACGGGTGGCCGGACCACGGCGGCTACTCCTTGCGGGGAGAAGCTGGCAGGTCACCCACATCGACTGGGCCCGACGCCGCTGCTTCGTCGAACCCGTTGACGGGGGTGGCAAGGCACGCTGGTCAGGTGGAGGGTTTTGCCGGGGGCTTTCGTTCGAACTCACGCGGGCGGCGCGAGACGTCTTGAATGGGGCTGATCTGCCGATCCCATTGACACGGCGAGCTGTTGATGCGCTCCATCAGGCCCGTCAGAGGCATGTTGATCACGTTGATCCGACAGGTAGCGTCATCCGACGCGGTGGTCGTGACACCAACGTCCGATGGTGGACCTGGGCAGGTCAACGGGCAAACGCGACGCTTGCGGCGTCATTGGGCCAAGTGGCTGACCCGTTGCAGCGACCTACAGACGCATACGTCCGGCTCCGCGAAGACATCACCAGGGAGGAGTGGGAAGCGGCCAAGAGCGACGCCCTCAGCGGTCTCAGTCTCCCAGCGGTGGACGGACGTGCCGTGCGGGGCCTCAAGTTCGGAGTCGCCCTGCCGGAGAGACTGGCGCAGGCCACGCTTTCCGTCCGCCTCGCTGATCTTGGCGGGGCCGCTTCCACCTTGGCAGAGCCTACGCGTCACTCGTACGGCCTCTGGTGA
- the brxD gene encoding BREX system ATP-binding protein BrxD has translation MKPHALSPDRRRRLIDALRRGAVPETGLGHLAVGLGRFETALDAELETCMAGAAVFKAVRGEYGSGKTFFTRWLAERAKQRDFAVAEVQISENETPLHRLETVYRRLTERLATASFPPSAFRSLIDAWFYALEEDALAAGSEESELAQATDALLADRLADVSRTAPMFATALRGYRAAREGNDDSTAEGILAWLGGQPHVAATTRRGAGVRGNLDHFGALGFLQGLLTVLRDSGHPGLLLVLDEVETLQRMRSDARDKALNALRQLIDEVHSGRFPGLYLLITGTPAFFEGPQGVQRLAPLTQRLATDFTTDARFDNPRAVQLRLPGFSLESLTELGSRVRNVYAADSPAEDRIRAVVDDTYVRDLAAALAGSLGGKVGIAPRLYLKKLVADVLDRVDQFADFDPRTHYDLTLASGEMTEVERNAVTAASRDADDIALEL, from the coding sequence GTGAAACCGCATGCCCTCAGCCCCGACCGACGCCGCCGCCTGATCGACGCACTACGCCGCGGCGCCGTGCCCGAGACCGGCCTCGGTCACCTCGCCGTCGGACTCGGCCGCTTCGAGACGGCTCTCGACGCCGAACTCGAAACCTGTATGGCAGGAGCCGCGGTCTTCAAAGCGGTGCGTGGCGAATACGGCTCCGGCAAGACCTTCTTCACCCGCTGGCTCGCCGAACGCGCCAAGCAGCGGGACTTCGCCGTGGCCGAGGTACAGATCTCCGAGAACGAGACCCCGCTGCACCGGTTGGAAACGGTCTACCGCCGACTGACCGAGCGGCTTGCCACCGCCAGCTTCCCACCGAGTGCCTTCAGGTCACTGATCGATGCATGGTTCTACGCCCTGGAGGAAGACGCCCTGGCCGCCGGTTCTGAGGAGTCGGAGCTGGCGCAAGCAACAGACGCGCTGCTTGCCGACCGACTGGCTGACGTCTCTCGAACCGCCCCCATGTTCGCGACCGCGCTGCGTGGCTACCGCGCGGCCAGGGAGGGGAACGACGATTCGACAGCGGAAGGCATCCTCGCCTGGCTGGGCGGGCAGCCGCACGTCGCCGCGACAACGCGGCGCGGGGCCGGCGTCCGCGGAAATCTGGACCACTTCGGAGCCCTGGGGTTCCTGCAGGGGCTGCTGACGGTCCTCCGGGACTCCGGCCACCCCGGCCTGCTGCTGGTTCTCGACGAGGTCGAGACACTCCAACGGATGCGCTCGGACGCGCGGGACAAGGCACTCAACGCCCTGCGACAACTGATCGACGAAGTCCACTCCGGGCGCTTCCCCGGCCTGTACCTCCTCATCACCGGTACCCCGGCCTTCTTCGAAGGGCCGCAGGGCGTCCAACGTCTCGCGCCTCTGACGCAGCGCCTGGCGACCGACTTCACCACCGACGCCCGGTTCGACAACCCAAGGGCAGTGCAACTCCGTCTTCCGGGCTTCTCGCTGGAAAGTCTCACAGAACTCGGCAGCAGAGTACGGAACGTCTACGCCGCCGACAGCCCTGCGGAGGACCGGATCCGTGCCGTCGTGGATGACACCTACGTGCGGGATCTCGCCGCTGCTCTTGCGGGCAGTCTGGGCGGCAAGGTGGGTATCGCGCCGCGGCTCTACCTCAAGAAGCTCGTGGCAGATGTCCTCGACCGGGTCGACCAGTTCGCCGACTTCGATCCCCGCACGCATTATGACCTCACCCTCGCATCGGGCGAGATGACGGAGGTGGAGCGCAACGCTGTGACCGCCGCCTCGCGGGACGCCGACGACATCGCTCTTGAACTGTGA